TTTTTTACTTTATAATACATATCATTGTTTTTTATAGCTTTGTTGTATATTGAATCAACTGTATCGTGTGATATATTGTTAGTTCCATAAATCTGAAGTGATATACTTTCATCATCGGATTTAAGCATATTCCCATTAGCAGTTTCTTCAACTACTTTTAGTTCACTAGGATACTTAATCGAACATAAAAACTTTGCATTAAGATAATTTTTATATTCAACTTCTTTAGGTAACTCACTTTGTGACTTAGTATTTGATGTTTTTTGGTCCTCAATTGCCTTTGCATCTGACAATTTTTTATCTGCTATTATTTTTGCATCTACTATTTTCTTATCTGCTATTATTTTAGCATCTAAAATTCTCTTGTCTGCAACCTGCTCCGGTGTCCCTATTGTAGATTTGGCATTCTCTGCTGACAGCGACGGTGAAAGTATTTTATATATAACCCCTATTACAATAAGTAGTCCTATAACTGATAAACTTATAATGACTTTTATTGACCTTTTCATTAGTTTTCCTCCTAATAATTCATCTTTAGTAACAATTCTATGCTTTAATTTTTTACCTGAATAATATATTACCCTCCTAACTGTCACTGATGTATTCAGTATACATTATTCTGTTGTCTTTCCAAAGTCAATAAGTTACTATTAATGTAATAAAATTCCTGTATCACTTTCTTTTACCCTAGGGAATATATACCTTAAATTAATTATTTTCATTTTGTTTTTCTATTTCTAAAAGTTTTTCTTTCACACTCAACCCACCTGCATAACCAACCAATTTACCATTAGCACCAATGACACGATGACAAGGTATTAATATAAAAATCGGATTTTTATTATTTGCCATTCCTACTGCACGAGCTGCTTTTATATTACCAATATTTTTTGCTATATCCTTATAACTGTTAGTTTTTCCATAAGGGATTTCTAGCAGTGAACTCCATACTTTTTGCTGAAATTCTGTCCCACTAGGAGCAAGCGGTAAATCAAATATTTTTCTTTTTCCAGAAAAATATTCTTGAAGTTGCATATTTGCTTTTTTTAGCAAAACGGTCTCATTAACATTTATACCCTCAGGCATTTTTGGAGCAAAATTCATCTGAGTTATAGCTACGCCATTCTCAACAATTCCTATTTTCCCAATTATTGTTTCATAATAAAATATGTTATTAATATTACCACCTCCACTTTTAGTTTCTTTATAATACATATTACTATATTCTTTTATAACTGTCTGCCTGAATATCAATTTAATATTTCATATATTCAACTACTTTAATTATACATATAAAACTGGTCTTAGTAACAAAGCGGTTATATATACATAATATGTATTGAAAACTATTTTTTATGGAGGATATATATGTACCAGTGCCCCTATTTTTATAATATGATCATGTTCAATAGATATGTACAGCTCAACGATAGTATAAATCTTGTTTTAGATTCTCAAAATAATAATAACATACCAAAAAATTTCCGTAAGTCATCTACTTTATTAAATACGCAAACCAATAAGAATTTAAATCTTAGTGGACTAAACACATTAAACATTTCTGGAAGTCAACAATTTTCAAGAGATAATTTACCTATGGTAATAAATAGTATAAACACATCCTTACCAATTACTATCATTGACCTAAGACAAGAATCACACGGATTTATTAATGGATTACCTATTAGCTGGGCTAATGCAAAAAATGATGCTAACATAGGATTAACTAAAAATCAAGTATTACTTGATGAATATAATAAACTAAGTAATATAAAACTAAATGTGCCTATTACATTTTATAATCATAAAAATACAACTATAATTCCAACAAAAGTTGAAGATGAACAATATCTTGTTAATTCTAAATCATTATCCTATAACCGCATAACCGTTACCGATGGTAAAATACCTAAAGATGATATGGTTGATTACTTTGTAGCGCTTGTACTATCACAGCCTAAAAACAGTTGGTTTCATTTTCACTGTAAACAAGGTATAGGTAGGACCACTACCTTCATGATTATGTATGATATGATCAAAAATTCAGCCAAAGTTACAGCTGAAGACATTATAGAACGACAATTACTATTAGCTAATTTTGATGAGAGTCATATCAAGTCTTTTAATAATAATGAAAGAGTTAATTTCTTAAATAATTTTTATAAATACTGTAGGAAAAATAGTAATGAGTTTTATTAAATGGAGTGAATTCAGAAAAAATCTAGATACTAATAATTATATAAAAAATCCTATAACTCCAACTTACTTATATGTTATATCTCAAAATGCAATGACGCCAGCTGAAAGGACAATGATAGCTACCCTTCAAGGACTTGTTAATAAACAATCATCTATTCAAATATATACGCTTAGTTCCTCACAACCAGATTATCAAACATGGCTTGATAATTTAAAAGAAGAATATGGAATTCCATACGAAAATGTCTTAAATCCGTGGCGCTTATTAGACGTATTTAAAGATTATATTAATGGATATGTTCTTTACAATAATAAAACACTAAATGATCCTTCAATAAATAACGCTTGTTCACTTGCCTCCTTAAATAATTGCATTGCGATTGATGAAGTTATCCAAGACAAAACACGAATCTATGGAATTACAAAGATTATAGGTGACTGTAGAAATACTACTGAGAGCTGGGCTTTTGATAATTTATGGAACTCTGGTCTAAATCATTCCATAGTAATTCAGTTATCACCATATAAATCTTGTGCATTAAGAGACTATGGCATAATGAGCAAATCTCTAATTTTCTATGAAGATAAAATTGACGTCACAACCCTACGAGATAAAATATTTTCGGCCCTAGATAAAGACTCCACTTGCCTCGGTTGGGGCCCGGATGAATTTATTAATGTAAGTACAACTTCTAAATATGGTGTTAGTATGGTTGCTGCAGATTGGTCTTATAATTTAACTGTATTAAGTTCATTTCCTTCATTACCTATGGATCAAAAATCGTTAGTTACCGTACCTATTAAAGAAAATGTTCATCATGTAACATTTATTATGTCCGATGGAGATAATCAGCAGTGGGATCTTGGAACTAATTATGGTTCTCATAAATGGTATGGTTCCCCTTATAAAGGGAAATTCAATTTGGGATGGTCATTAAGCCCCTCCTTATATTATCTTGCACCGACTGTATTTAAACTATATTATGAAAGTGCATCTCATGGATCTACCAATGACTATTTTATAGTACCACCATCTGGGAACGGCTACATGTACCCAAGTAAATTTGATAAGAAATCACTATCTATATATATTAATAGATTAAATGATTATATGGAAAAAGTAGATGAGAAATATGTATCAATCATTGATGACTCTTCTTTTCACAATAACGATCTTTGGGATAAGTTTACTATAAAACCTAATATACACGGATTATTTTATCTTGACTATCATAAACACGGCAACTACCACGGGGAGATTATTTGGTCAAATAATAAACCCATAGTTTCCTGTAGAGATTTACTGTGGGATAATATTGAAAGTGAAGAGGAACTTATTAAAAATATTAATCATCGAATTGATTCTGGTAAAGTGGATATTAATAATTCTAATAGTTACACTTTTGTTTATGTTCATGCTTGGAGCAAAGACCTTAGCAATATTGAAACAGTAGTAAATAAATTAAAAGAAAATCCTAAAGTTGCAATAGTAACCCCTGAAACATTTATGAAATTGATAATGAATAATGTTAAAAATAAACATCAAAAGGCCAGAACATAATGTTCTAGCCTTTTGATGTTTATCTTAATTTGTTGTATTCACTGTAACTTTATATCTCATAAAAATTTTTACTATATATGTTAAAATTAATATTAATATTGAGGTTCTTGATTCTGAATATATTTTTGTCTTCCTTTTAAAATATCCATAGCAGAATCAAGTTGTACTGCTATTTGTTCAAAATCATTTTTCGCTTTCTCATCCTCTGTTTCTAGAGAAAAAGTCTTCATTGTAGCTGAAGCGCTTTGTATTCCAGCAATTGCTTGTTGCATTTGTGTTCCTACAGTCATGTTTTCACCTCCCTTAAATATATTTAATAGCTCTTGCAGAGATGATTACCCTTTTGGTTTAAATATTATTGCACCAATAAAGCCAAAGATTATTGCAGCAGCTATTCCAGAACTCGCCGCCTTAAAAACGCCAGTAAATACTCCTATAAATCCTGTTTGCTCTGCATCTATTAGAGCTCCTGCTACAAGTGTATTTCCAAAACTACTTATTGGTACAAATGCACCTGCTCCTGCAATTTTAACCAAAGGATCATATAGTCCAAGCCCCCCTAAAATTGTTCCTATCACAACTAACGTACATGTAGTATGTGCAGGTGTAATCTTTAAAATATCCATTATAAGTTGGCCAATAACACAAATTAGACCACCTACTATAAATGCTAAAATAAATTTTTCCATAAATAAACTCACACCTCTTTTTTTACATTTCTATGGAAACTGCATGAGCAATACAAGGTATGCTTTCCTTTTGTTGATATGATATGGGAGACATTAATGCACCTGTTGCAACAATCAATATCCTCTTTAATTCCCCTCTACGCATACGGTTAAGAAAATGCCCATATGTTACAGTAGCTGAGCACCCACAACCACTACCACCCGAAAAAACTGGTTGATCTTTTTTATATATTAAAAGTCCACAGTCGGTAAATATATTAGGCATCATTTCTATACCATGATCTTTTAATAAACTGATAGCAATTTCGTGTCCTACCTTGCCTAAATCTCCAGTGGCAATTAAATCATAATATGAATCATCAATATTTAAATCTCTAAAATGCGCCTCTATAGTATCTACGGCAGCCGGTGCCATAGCAGCTCCCATGTTATATGGGTCTGATATCCCCATATCTATTACTCTTCCCATGGTAGCCGAAGTTACTCTAGGACCAACTCCTTCGCCACAAAGCACTGCAGCTCCAGCCCCAGTTACTGTCCATTGAGCAGTGGGAGGTCTTTGACCACCATACTCTGTAGGATATCTATATTGTTTTTCTGCAGTTGCATTATGGCTACTTGCAGATGCCATAACGTATTTAGCTGACTTACTATCTATTAATTGAGCAGCTAATGCTAATCCTTCCATTGAACTAGAACACGCACCAAAAATTCCCAAATATGGTATTCCTAATGTCCTAGCCGCAAAACTACTAGATGTGATCTGATTCATCAAATCCCCGCTTATAAAAAAATTTATATCCTCTTTTTTTATATTTGATTTTTCTATTGCTCTTGCACAAGCATGTTCTAGCATAACCTTTTCCGCTTTTTCAAAGCTATCCTGTCCAACCCATAAATCCTCATGAATTATATCAAAGTCGCTGGCTAGTGCACCATTACCCTCGAATGGCCCTCCAACTGCAGCCGATCCTAATATTATAGGTTTAGAATTAAATATCCATGATTGATGTCCTTTAAGCAACTACATCGCCCCCAGCCATTTTATTGTGATTTTTATTGTAGCTACAATAAAAGCAGAAAAAACTCCAAAAACAATGATTGCTCCAGCAAGTCTAAACATATTTCCAGCTACGCCAAGTACAAATCCTTCACTTCTATGTTCGATTGAAGCAGAAGCTATTGAATTGGCGAATCCTGTAATTGGAACAGCAGACCCAGCTCCAGCCCATTGTCCGAGATGGTCGTAAATTCCTAGTCCAGTAAGCAAAGCTGCAACAAAAATTAAAACTACTAAAGTCGGACCAACTGATGTTTTTTCATTAAAATTAAAATATGTTATAAAAATGGACTGAAACCCTTGGCCAATAGAGCATATAACACCGCCTACAAAAAAAGCTTTAACACAATTTTTTAAAATAGGTCTTTTGGGTTCTATGCTTTTTACAAGCGCATCATACTTTTGCTCCGTTGGGGTTAATTTTTTCTTTTTCATATTGGACATTATTTCACCTTCTAACGTAATAAATATGGTTCTAATTTTTTCATGACTTTATCTAATTCTCCAGCATTTCTTAAATACATTGATTTTGCTGATTCATTTTTAGTCTCTAAAGCAAAAGTCATAAGATCTGCCTGGCTCTTTTGAATACTAGCATATAACATCTCTTTATTCTGCGATTTCGGAACTTGTATAACATCATCAAAGAGGTCCAAATATAAATCACCGGAGGAATCTACCTCACCAATAAAGACATTATCAAGTACTACTCCCTTATTTTCTAGTTCAGTTTTAAGCCAATTTTGATTAAGCCCACTATTGGTAAGACCTTCATCTAATATATTTCCATCTAATATAACTGTCTGAGGTTCCGCCCTTTCTGCAACTTTTATCCCTAAATCATATGAGGTAACAGGCTTTTTATCAGCTTTTAAACTAACATTTATATCCCCTGTTGTTTCCATAACAGCAAACTCAACATCCGCTAAATTAAATGATTTTTTTGAACGTAATTCTTGTAGAAACTCCTGCCCAGTCATTCTTTCTTTAGCTAAGTTATCTTCCATAACCTTGCCATCCTTAATTAATACTCTTTCCTTACCATTTATCATGTTGTAAATCCATTTGCTTTTCATGGAGGCGTAATCTAAAATAATAGGCATCAGTGACCAAACAGCTAGTGCCGTTAGTCCAAAATAGATGTTTGCAATGATGTCTAATGAAATTAAAGTAACTATAAGAGCAATAACTACATACGAAATAAACTCGAATGGAGTAACTTTAGATAAGTTTCTTTTTTTCATAAATCTTGTAACAACTAACGTTAAAAAAAATAATATTATTGAGTTGAATAATATTATAAGCCAACTATTCATTATTTCACCTCACTCAATTACCTTTGTATTGTGGCTCTTCAAACTCTATATAACTTACTCTTTTTTCTAAACTTGTTTTTATTTTACTTATTTCCTCAAATGCTTCTGTATAAATGAGCCTAGCTTCTTTATCTCGTTCCTGTAATGAATATAATCTTAAAGTAGCTTCACATCCTTTTAGAGAAGCTACTGTTTGTTTTACTTTAGAACCAACAGTCATATGAACCTTCCTCTCTTTATTAATCCTCATATAAAATAGTTTGCCTAATATACCTAAATTTAATTCATTTAATATTTAAAAACATTAATATTATTCACAGTTGTCAAGTTATGATTGTTATAATAATGATATATAGTTAAAAAGGAGGAATAGGATATGGCAGAAGCTTTAAAAAATATGTATAACAAGGAGTTCTTACAGCAATTTGGTGAGCAAATATATAATGTCTATAATTCTTTTGATATTAATGGATTTATAGCTACTATAATAGATGATACCTGGGATGAATTAAAACTAATGGAGAGGATGGATCGAATTACTAAAACACTTGGGATCTTTTTACCCCAAAAATATGACGAAGCACTAGAAATACTATTTAAAATTGATGAGTATTGTGTTGGATTTCCATACCTGTTTTTTCCAAACTTTGTTTGCGTGTACGGTTTATCAGATGATAATTGGGAGCTTTCTATGTTAGCTCTTAAACGATTTACTATTAGGTCCTCCTGTGAATTTGCAGTAAGACCGTTTATTATGTCTGATCCAGATCGGATGATAGTTAAAATGCTAGAATGGTCAAAAGACAACAATGAACATGTAAGAAGGCTCGCAAGTGAAGGCTGTCGTCCGCGTCTTCCCTGGGGAATGGCACTTACTATATTTAAGAATGATCCAACGATGGTATTATCTGTACTTAATCAACTAATAGAAGACCCTTCTATTTATGTACGTAAGAGTGTTGCTAACAATTTAAATGACATTTCAAAAGATAATCCTTTTGTAATTGTGGAAACAGTAAGACGTTTAAAAGGAATAAATAAGTATACTGACTGGATACTAAGACATGGCTCTAGAACATTGATTCGCAAAGCAAATCCAGAAATAATGAAGTTATTTGGATATGGTGAATCTATAGATAGACCTATTACCACAAGTGCTACTTTGTCTATAGATCCACCTAATCTAACAATTGGTGAAAGTTGTAAAATCAAATATGAACTTTGCATTCGTGAAGGTGACCCTATACATATACGAATTGAATATGGGATTTATTTTGTACGAGCAAGAGGAAAAACATCCTGTAAATTATTTCTTTTGTCTGATAAAATAGTGACTGGAGGACAATGTCTTACTGGAATCAAGATACATAAATGGGTAGAACTCACTACAAGAAAACATTACCCAGGAGAACATAAAATAGTGATCCTTATTAATGGCTCGGAAGTAGCCTCTTCAATTATGGATTTGATTCTTTAGTCATATTCTTCTTATATTAATTATTAACTCAGCTTACATATTTATGTATTCAAAAATTTACAAAAGCACTCTTACTAACAATTTAGTTAGAAGAGTGCTTTTTACGTTAGCACAAATTACTCGCAATTACTTTAAAATATGTAATTCTTTAATTTAGATCATTATTTAATAGATAAAATAATTTAACGTACTATTTTTTTAATAAATTCTTCTGCCTTTACCACATACCTTATATGAGTTCCTTCACCTATCTTGCCCATGTCATCAAATGCTTCTACTTTAAATGTTAATTTTTTACCTTCTGCCTTTTCAAGTATCGCCTCAGCCCTAACCTTAACTCCAACCGGCGTTGGCTTTATGTGCTTAACGCTAATTTCTATACCAACTGTTGTATATCCAACAGGCAGTTCCTTTTTAACACCATTTTTTGCTGCATTCTCCATAAGAGCTGTCATAGCAGGCGTAGCATAAACATCTAAATCCCCTGATCCATAAGAATTCGCTGTATCACTTTTCCCTACTATCTGCTCTATAACAGATTTCAGTCCTTCATTAAAATTAAATTCCATTTTTATCACTCCACTCTTTTATTATTTATAAATATACAAGTACCTTATTATACTAATATAACATCATTATGAAAGTGTATCAAGTGATTTGACATGCTTATTGTTAAAAATATATCAAAAGGATATATTTCTATCTATAGGTTGAGACAAGGTTATAAATGTATCTGTACTTTGTACTCCTGAGATTACCTGAAGCCTATTCATAAGTAAGTCCTGTAAGTTAGAAATGCTCTTGCACATTACTTTAACAAAAATAGAATATGCACCCGTTGTGTAATGTAGCTCTACTATTTCTTTTATTTCTTTCAATTGTTCTAATACATCTGGATATGAAGATGCCTTGTTAAGATAAATTCCAATAAAACAACATACGTCATATCCAAGTTTGCTTGTATCTAATATAAGTCTTGCGCCTTTAATTAATCCCATTTCTTGCATTTTATTCATTCTAACATGAATTGTGCCACCACTTACATGACAATTCCTCGCGATTTCAAGATAAGGTATTCTAGAGTCTTTAATTAAGATTTCTAATATTTGATAGTCTAATTCATCTAAACCCGGAACATTTAAATCCATACCATCAGCTCCTAATAAATTATTGTATGTACCTAAAATCAACAATATTGTATACTTTATACCATTATATCAAATCAATTAACAAATTAGCAAAAAAACAGCAAATAAATTTATTTCTTTAACATTTTCATACTAAATCCACCTATAAATTATCAATTTTATAAATATATTAAATATTCATTAAATATATTGTAATAAGTCATCAAAAGTATTATTATATTATCAATGGATCAAACAAAAATAAATATTTATCAGGGGGAATTACAATGACAGAATTAATAAAAGCAGAAAAAAAATTATTGGATGTAGCGGTGGCTAAAATTAAAAATAAAAAAATAAAAGATATATTATTCGTTCAACAGTCAGTTTTAAAAGCTGTAGATGAATTTATGTATAAGAGAAGAATAACTAGAATATTACCTCTTATGATGTCTCCAATTACAGATACTTTAAACCATAGCGTTGAAGAATGTGAAATAAGTTATAACAATCAAACTTTCAATGTTATGAAATCAATGATATTCCATAAACAAATGACCATGTTAAACGCAGATATTGATAGTCTTTATATCGTATCTCCAAACATAAGACTCGAAATGGCAACTAGAGGTGATTCGAGACATTTATTTGAATTTACTCAGGTAGACTTTGAATTTAAAGAAAAAACTATGGAAGATATACTTAAATTCATAGAAGAAATCATAACTGCTATATTTAAATTTGTAAAAGAGAACTGTATTCCAGAGTTAACAAGACTTGGTGTAGGTACAGATCATTTAAATATAACTGGACCATTTAAAAAATATACAACAGATGAGATGCAAGCAAAATATGGCGATGATTTCGAAGCAGAAGCATCAAAAGCTGCTACAGAACCTTTCTTCTTAACAAACCATAAAAGAGAATTCTATGATGCTGAAGATTTAGATAACTTAGGCACTTATAGAAATTACGACCTTATCTGGCCACTAGGATTTGGTGAAGGTTTAAGTGGAGGAGAAAGAGAATTTAAACTAGATAGAATACTTTTAAGAATGAGAGAACTTGCAACTGATGAGAATGCATTTAGATATTACATTGAGCTTGCAAAACAAGGAGAAATATTTAAGACTGCAGGAGCTGGATTTGGAGTAGAAAGAATAACAAGGTTTATTACTCAGCAACCTGAGATTAGTGATGTTACATTATTCTGCAGAAAACCTGGTCAGCAATATATATTCTAATTTTTGCTACTAAGAAAATGAAAGATGATGGCTACTTTAATTAGCCATCTTTTCTTTATATTTTATCAACCATATTTTTTTCTGCTGCTTCTACCATTCGCCTCACCATTTCTCCACCAACATTGCCTGAATTTTTTATTTTATTTACAATGTTACTAGGCACATCTCCCATATCTGCATTATTATTTTGCATATTATCTAGTCCCATATCGTTTGCTACTTCCATCTTAAACTTTTGAAGTTTTCCCATTGCTTCTGGTACTAATACTCTTCTAGACATTTTACTACCTCCCTATAATTTTATGTTATAGATAACCAAAAATGATTTCGATTTCTACCCTATATAACTATATTTAGTATTTTATAAAACTGACTTTTTATTCATTGATTTAAATTTAAAATTATTATTTATTTTTTAAAATACAAAAAGCCACCTTAATAAAGGCGGCTTTTTGTGCTATAAATTATTTATATTGCAGTAACTTCAATTGCTTGAAGTCCCTTAGGTCCTTCTTCTGTTTCAAACTGAACTTTTTGACCCTCTTCTAGACTTTTTTCTGATTCACTACCTTGAATTGCGGATATATGAACAAAAACATCTTTTTCGCCTTCAATTTCAATAAATCCAAAGCCTTTTACTGTATTAAACCATTTAACTGTTCCGATTTTCATTAATAAACCTCCAAATAGAAAACACCATTACTTATGATACATTAATTTTGCATCAATAGTGTTACTCTTACAATATACCATAAAATTGGTATATTATCAATTTTGTTAATGATTGAAGTAGTCAGCATCATGCAGAGTCTTACCACTATTAATGGCTTTGATAAAACATCGGAAAATTAGTAAATAATATTAGTATATCCAGACGAGCATTTGAAGAATTTTATAAAGACAGAAAGTGGATTTATAAACACATCCTCTGAAGATTAATATGAAATGTTTACACAAGATAGAAATAAGGGCAAGATAAAACACCTACCTTTGGTATTATTGCCCTAGGTGGGTGCTTTTATTAAATATTTATTCTAGTTATTCTTATCACCAAAATTTAATTAAATTTCATTGATTTCATTATAGTATCAAGTTCAGCATCTGCTTGTTTATCTCCAGAGTATGTATTAATAAAAGTCAATGCATATCCTTTATCAATATAGCAATAATATGTTTGATTAATTTTAGCACCGTTCTTTAAAGTGATTGCTGCCTTTAAAGTATAAAAATCTTTACCTGCGATTTTTTCAGCCTTTGTATCCTCAAAAGTATATTTCATATTAGTTAATTTACTCATATTAGTTTTAGTAATTTCAAGATATTCTTTACCTGTTTTTACTACTACATTTCCTGCTAATCCAAGATTTTCTGTCTGAAATATAATGTTTGATCCTGAAGGCACATTTGCGGAATAATGTTTTTGTGAAACAAAAAACATAAACACAGATTTTTCTTTTGATAAATCCAATGTCTTTTTAGCTGCATCATCTTTAGCAATGACTTTAATACTTGCATTGTATAATGAATTTCGTGTTTTGTCATCCATTACACTCCACTTTTCTGGAATATTTAATGACATCCCAAAAGTTGGTTGTGTATACTTAGTTCCTGCAAAAGAACCAAATTCCAATGTGTTTTTTTCAGCAATAACTGCCTTTTCAGGAATAACTGCCTTTTGTTTTGCGGAACACCCCACAAGTATTAGAGTTAATAAAATAAAAATTGTTGATACTGAAAGTGCCTTTTTTAATAATTTCAAGTAATCTCCCCCTATATAATGTACATTTGCTAATATTACATTATATAGAAGCAATTGTCAACATTTTATAACTTAGGTAGCAATTTATCGCTCACACGGTTTGATATCAGGAACCTTAAGAAATCAAATAAAACATATTAAGGGTTTCTATTCTATCACAAGATAGTTCTGATTTTAACTCACTTGATATTCTTGTTAAAACAGCAATAACTACTGTTTAAGCCATAACTACACCATATTTTACAACGTTATATAATAAATAGTGTAGAATAAAATGCAATTTTCTGATAAAATAAAAATATTGAATAGAATAATAGATAATAGTCAAATGTAAATATTGAGGCTGTAATAAAATGACTAAGTACAAAATTAAGTCAATAGACGATAATTCCATAATGTCCCCGAAGTATGATTTTGTATTTAAATATATATTTGGAAATGAAAAACATAAGGACTTGCTAATAGCACTATTAAGTGACGTACTAGCAGTTCCATATAAGAATTTGAAGGAATAGAAATAATCAATAGTGAATTAATAAGGGACTTTAAGGAAAATAAAAAAGGAATCCTTAATGTACGAGTAAAGACAAAAGTAGGGAAACAAATAGATGTAGAAATACAGATATTGCCAACGGGCTACATGGCAGAACGTACTATTTTCTACTGGAGCAAGATGTATACAAGTCAGATAAAACCAGGAGATACTTATGATAAGCTAAAGAAATGTATAACTATAAATATAGTAGACTTCAAGTGCACTCCAATAAAGAAGCTGTACTCTAGCTATCATCTGACAGAAGATAAAACAGGTTATAGATTGACTGATATAATCGAGGTACATTTTTTAGAAATTCCGAAACTATTTGATGAAGATATTGATCGAGATGAAAATGATCCAATAGTTCAGTGGATGGAATTCTTAGATGCAAAATCGAAGGGAGCGATGGAAATGTTAGCACAAAAAAATAAAGACATAAAGAAAGCCTATGGCTTATTGCAGATAATAAGTAAAGATGAAAAGGCTAGAATGTTATATGAAGCTAGACAGGCAGAAATTAGCGACCAACTTACTCGGATAAAATCTGCAGAAGAAAAAGGAATAAAAAAAGGCATTGAACAAGGAATTGAACAAGGTGAATATAAAAAAGCTATAGAAAATGCCACCAATTTTCTTAAACTTGGAATAAGTGAAGAAATAGTAGCCGAAGGAAGTGGCCTTCCATTAGAAAAAATTATTGAACTAAAAAAGACAATATTGAATTAGAAATAGCCTAAATTTAATAATACTCTTTTCATTAATCCTATACACCAATAAAAGATGTATGGGATTTCTTATGCTAATTTGACTATCCTAGTATTATCTGCTGTTTTAGC
This window of the Clostridium estertheticum genome carries:
- a CDS encoding alpha/beta-type small acid-soluble spore protein; protein product: MSRRVLVPEAMGKLQKFKMEVANDMGLDNMQNNNADMGDVPSNIVNKIKNSGNVGGEMVRRMVEAAEKNMVDKI
- a CDS encoding asparagine synthetase A; the encoded protein is MTELIKAEKKLLDVAVAKIKNKKIKDILFVQQSVLKAVDEFMYKRRITRILPLMMSPITDTLNHSVEECEISYNNQTFNVMKSMIFHKQMTMLNADIDSLYIVSPNIRLEMATRGDSRHLFEFTQVDFEFKEKTMEDILKFIEEIITAIFKFVKENCIPELTRLGVGTDHLNITGPFKKYTTDEMQAKYGDDFEAEASKAATEPFFLTNHKREFYDAEDLDNLGTYRNYDLIWPLGFGEGLSGGEREFKLDRILLRMRELATDENAFRYYIELAKQGEIFKTAGAGFGVERITRFITQQPEISDVTLFCRKPGQQYIF
- a CDS encoding Lrp/AsnC ligand binding domain-containing protein — protein: MDLNVPGLDELDYQILEILIKDSRIPYLEIARNCHVSGGTIHVRMNKMQEMGLIKGARLILDTSKLGYDVCCFIGIYLNKASSYPDVLEQLKEIKEIVELHYTTGAYSIFVKVMCKSISNLQDLLMNRLQVISGVQSTDTFITLSQPIDRNISF
- a CDS encoding cold-shock protein, which codes for MKIGTVKWFNTVKGFGFIEIEGEKDVFVHISAIQGSESEKSLEEGQKVQFETEEGPKGLQAIEVTAI